The Nocardioides sp. cx-173 genome segment GGCAGTCCTACGAGCCCACCACACCCACGGTGGCGGAGCAACCGCCGAGTGGACGGTCAGCTCGACCCGACTCAGATCTCGGTACGGCGCTCGCTGACCGTCTGGCTGCCGTCGGGGTGGACGGTGGTCGCAGTGCTGCGGGCGCGACGGCCGGCGTTCATGGTCACGGCGGACAGGATGATCACGCCGAGTCCGACCAGTGCGCAGATCCAGCCGACCATCTGCAGGTCGACCTCGTTGATGCTGTCCTGGACGGCGAGCGCCAGAACGAGTCCCACGACGAGGAGAAAAGCTCCGAGTCCGTATCCCATAGCGAGCTCCTTCTTCCGTGGCCCCTGCGGTGGGCGCCAACCCCGGCCGCTTACCCGGCCAGCGGTCGCCCGAAACATCCGACGGTCAGCCGCCAGGGCGGTCCTCGTCCAGGCAGAGCGCCACCAGGACGCCTGGGCGGCGCTCGGTGAAGACCGCCCAGCCCTCCTCGAACGAGACGTGGTGGAGCCGGCCGTGCCGGCGGATCAGCGCCGATCTCGGCTGGACCTCGGCGCCGAATCCGGCCTCCGCGCAGTCGTGGCGCTCGAGGGCCCGCGCCAGCCTCGTCGGCGGGTCCGGCAGGTCCACCGTCGAGAGCGGCGGCTGGGGCCGGGACGGAGGGGGGCTCGGGCTCCCGACCAGGCCGAAGGCCAGCACGACCACCGCCACGAGCACCAGCGACTTGGCCACGGACAGCGCGAGGGCTGCACTCGAGGGAGGTCTGCGCCGCATGTCGTTCTCCTCCTGCCGAGCTCCTCGTCTGCCCAACGAGGCACGGTGGGGCGGGTCACGCCGCGCCGCGGAGGGGGGCGGTGCGCCAGGATGGGGGCATGACCTGGTTCGCCTCGCCCGCCGACGCCGCCGAGCGTCTGACCGCCGCCGGCTACCTCGCCGACGCGGCCACTGCCACGACGACCTTTCTCGCCGGGGCGCTCGAGAAGCCGATGCTGGTCGAGGGGCCGGCCGGGGTGGGCAAGACCGAGCTGGCCAAGGCCGTCGCGCGTGCGACGGGCTCCGAGCTGGTGCGGCTGCAGTGCTACGAGGGCCTCGACGAGGCGCGTGCGCTCTACGAGTGGAACTACAAGAAGCAGCTGCTGCGCATCCAGTCCTCGCACGGCGAGCAGGAGTGGTCGGCGACCCACGACGACATCTTCACCGAGGAGTTCCTGCTGACCCGGCCGCTCCTGACGGCGATCCGCCGCGAGGAGCCCACCGTCCTGCTCATCGACGAGGTCGACAAGACCGACGTGGAGGTCGAGGGGCTGCTGCTCGAGGTGCTCTCGGACTTCCAGGTCACCATCCCCGAGCTCGGCACGGTGTCCGCCGTACGCCGGCCGCTCGTCTTCCTGACCTCCAACGCGACCCGAGAGCTGTCCGAGGCCGTCAAGCGTCGCTGCCTCTACCTGCACCTCGACTACCCCGACGCCGAGCGCGAGCGCGAGATCGTCGCCTCGCACGTGCCGGAGCTCGACGACCGGGTGGCCGAGCAGCTCGTCGCCACGATCGGTCGCCTGCGCGAGCTGGAGCTGAAGAAGGCGCCGTCCATCGCGGAGTCCGTGGACTGGGCCCGCACGCTGATCGCGCTGGAGATCCGCGACCTCGACGACAAGGCCGTCAACGACACCCTCGGCGTGGTGCTCAAGCACGCCTCCGACCACGACCGCGCGGTCCGCGAGCTCCGGCTGAACAGATGACTCCCGCCGCTCCCCGCTCGGGTCTCGTCGACCGCCACATCGCCTTCCTCGAGGCGCTGCGGGGGGCCGGGCTGCCGGTGTCCCTGGCCGAGGACCTGGACGCCGTCGCGGCCCTCACCGCCCTCGACTGGTCCGAGCGCCTCGTCATCCGCGACGCGTACGCCGCCACCCTGGTCAAGCGGCGCACGCAGCGCCCGACGTTCGAGGCGCTCTTCGACATCTACTTCCCGCGTCTGGTCGGCGCGGGCGCGGCGCCGTACGGCGAGGAGCAGGGCCCTGACGAGTCCGGCGCGCGCGACAACGGGCAGGCGCTGGCGAGTTTCCGGCAGGAGCTGCTGGAGGCGCTGACCGAGGGCGACGAGCAGCGGCTGGCCAGGCTCGCGGCCGACATGGTCGGCCGCTTCGGGGCGATGCCCGGTCGCGGACCGGGGCTGTCCTCGTGGTCGGCCTACACCGCGCTGCAGCGGGTCTCGCCGCAGCAGCTCGTCGACCAGATCGTGTCGGCGCTGCTGGCCCAGGGCCGTAGCGAGGAGGAGGCCCAGCGGGTGTCCGGGCGCCGGGTCGGGGCGTTCACCCGCCAGGTGGAGGACGACGCCCGCCGCCGGATCGCCGAGGAGAAGGGCCCCGACCACGTCGCCAAGGTGGCGACCAGGCCGAGCATCGACCGTGTCGACTTCACCGCCGCGCGCAAGTCGGACCTCGAGGAGATGCGCCGCGAGATCTACCCACTGGCCCGCCGGCTGGCCACCCGGTTGACCCAGGAGCACCACGCCCGCCGGCGCGGGCCGCTCGACTTCCGACGTACCGTCCGGGCCTCGATGTCCACCGGCGGCGTCCCCCTCACCACCCATCACCGGCCCAAGCGGCCGCACCGCACCGAGCTGGTCGTGCTCTGCGACGTCAGCGGCTCGGTGGCCAACTTCGCCCAGTTCACGCTGCTGCTGGTCTTCGCGCTGCAGGACCAGTTCCAGAAGGTCCGGGCCTTCACGTTCATCGACCACGTGCACGAGGTGACCCACCACTTCCGGCCCGGCGCGGACGTCGTGGACGTCATGGCCGACCTCGCCGCGAGCACCTCCCACGCCGCGCTCTGGGGGCGGACCAACTACGGGCGGGCGCTGGCGAAGTTCGAGGAGGCGCATCCCGACGCGCTCGGGCCCAAGTCCTCGCTGCTGATCCTGGGCGACGCGCGCTCCAACTACAGCGACCTCAACGCCGACGTGCTGGTGCGGCTCGCGCGCTCGGCGCGCCACGCCTGGTGGCTCAACCCCGAGGCGGTGCGCCACTGGGGCACCGGCGACTCGGCCGCCCGGACCTACGGCGACATCGTGCCGATGGTCGAGTGCCGCAACCTCACCCAGCTCGGCGAGTTCGTGCACGACCTCGCGGTCTAGCGCTCAACCCTTCACGGCTCCCGACAGGAAGCCCTGGGTGACCTGGCGCTGCAGGGCCACGAACAGGACGACGACGGGCAGGATCGTGATGAGCGCGCCGGCGGCCAGCGGCCCGATGTCGACCGAGCGTCCGCCGAGGAAGAGGTAGAGGCCGGTCGTGAGCGGCTGGTACTCCCCACCGGGCATGTAGAGCAGCGGCACCAGGAAGTTGTTCCAGTTCTGCAGGAACGTGAACACCGTGAGGGCCCCGATCCCCGAGCTGACGAGCGGCAGCATGATGCGCGTGAAGATCTTCCACTCCGAGGCGCCGTCCATCCGTGCGGCCTGCTCCAGCTCCTGGGGCAGGTCGGAGAAGAACGCCCGCATGAAGAACGTGCCGAACGACAGCCCGGTGCTCGCGAGCACCAGGTTGATGCCAACCAGGCTGTCGAGCAGCTGCATGCTGCGCAGCTGGTAGTACAGCGGGATCATGTAGGCGAAGAACGGCACGAGCAGCCCGAGGATCACCAGGTAGAACACCATGGTCCGGCCCGGGAACGGCAGCCTCGCGAAGACGTAGCCCCCCATCGTGGACAGCACCACGACGAGCGCCGTGCTCGGCACGGTCAGCAGGAAGCTGTTGAGCAGGTAGTCGCCGAAGTGTCCGACCGTCCACGCCGTCTCGAGGTTCTCCGTGGAGAACGACGAGAACAGTCCGAAGGGGTTGGTCGTGACGTCCTTGCTGTCCTTGAACGCCGTCGAGACGGTCAGCACCAGGGGGAAGACCATCACCAGGCACAGGGCGACCAGCGCGACATGGCGCAGGCCGATCGCCACGCGCCGCCGCGGCGTCGTGCGGTTGACGTGCTCGCTCATGCGCCCGTGCCCTCGAGGGACAGGCGGCGCTGCAGCCGGTTGAGGCCGACGGCGAACGGGATCGCCATGACGGTGATGATCAATGCCAGGGTCGTCCCGTAGCTGATGCGGTTGAGCTGGAAGGCGCTGCTGTAGGCGTAGGTCCCCAACGTCTCGGTGGCGCCGGCGGGACCGCCGCCGGTCATGACGAAGACGATGTCGAAGACGCTGAAGCCGCCGATGAGGGTGATCGTCGTGACCATCAAGAAGACCGGCATGATCTGCGGGAGGATCACGTAGCGCAGCCGCTGAGCCGGATTGGCCCCGTCGAGCATCGAGGCCTCGACCAGCTCGATGTCGACGTTGCGCAACGCCGACAGGACGATGATGAAGACGAAGCCCGAGGTCGCCCAGACGGCGGTGCCGAGCACGGCGTAGAGCGCGGTGTCCGGGTCGCCGAGCCAGCCGCGGGTGAGCGAGCCCAGCCCCACGGCGTCGAGCACGCGGTTGAGCCAGCCCCGGGTCGGGTCGTAGATCCAGCTCCACACCACGCCCACGGCCACCTGGGGCAGCACGTAGGGCAGGAAGAGCGCGGTCCGGTAGAGCACGCTGCCCCGCTTGACCGTCCAGACCAGCAGCGCGTAGCCCAGGCCGATGACGAGCGGGGCGACGGTGCCCAGGACGATCCAGATGACGTTGTTCTTGAACGCGCCCCAGACGTCGGAGTCCTGTGCCAGCTCGGTGAAGTTGGCCGTGCCCACCCAGGGCGGCGTGACGTCGATGCCGTTGAAGTCGACGAAGACGTAGTAGACGGCGTTGGCGAGGGGGAACAGGAGGAAGACGGCCACCACGGCCACCAGCGGCGCCACCATCAGCATGCCCAGCCTGGCCTGCGCCCTGCGGGTCGCCGGCGGCGCGTGGGACGCCGCGGGCCGCGATCCTCGCCGGGCCGGGTCTCGTGGGCGGGCCGGCGGGGTCGGCACCGCGGTCGTGGTCGTCACGACGGCTCCCGCGAGCTCCGGCTCACTTCTGCGCCGCCTCCTGGAGGTCGGCGGCGACCTCCTCGGGCGACTGCTGGCCGGTCAGGACGGCCTGAACGCCGTCGTAGAGCGCCTCGTTGAACGCGTCGGTGGTCAGGACGTCGATGTTGTAGCCGAAGTCGCCGGTGGTCGACAGGGTCGCGGTGTCCTCGAGGACCTGGGCGAACAGCGGGGAGACCTCGAGCTCGCTGGTCTCCAGCGGCATCGGCGGGATGGTGTGCAGGTTCTCGACGGTCCACTCGCCGTGCTCGGGGGAGGCGAGGAAGTCCACGAGCTCCAGGGCGACGTCGGGGCTGGTGGCCTGCGCCGAGACGAACGGGCCGGAGCCGAGCCCCCCGGTGAAGATGCCCGGACCGTCGGGTGCGGGGAACGGGATGTAGCCGGCCTCGAACTCGGCGTTGTCGTCGATCTCGCCGACCAGCCAGCTGCCGGTGGGGACCATGGCCGCCTCGCCGGCGTAGAACGGCGCCAGCGAGTTGTCGTAGTCGACGGAGGTGGGCGACTCCCCGAGGTAGCCGGACTCGTTGAGATCGCGCCAGACCTCGAGCGCCTCGACGACCTCCGGCGAGTCCCAGGAGGTCTCCCCGTCGATGAGGGCCTTGACGCCCTCGGAGCCGACCGCGCTGGAGAGCGCCATGCTCAGCAGGTGGCCGCCCTCCCAGCCCTCCTTGTCGCCGACCGACAGCGGGATCTTGCCGGCGGCCTTCACCGCCTTCGCCGCGGCCTCGAGGTCGGCCAGGCTCTGAGGTTCCTCGAGGCCGAGCTCGGCGAAGAGGTCCTTGTTGTAGAAGACCCCGATCGTCTCCATCTCGCCGGGGAGCCCGTAGAGCTTGTCGTCGACGGTGACCCGCTCCTTGGCGAAGTCGTAGACCTCCCAGCTGTTGTCCTCGTAGGCGTCGGTCATGTCGTAGAGCAGGCCGGCCTCGGCCAGGGCGCCACCGAACCCGGGGCCCGAGCCCCAGTTGAAGACGTCGGGGCCGTCTCCCGAGCGCAGCTGGGTCTGCAGGACCGTGCGCATGGTGTCGAAGGGCAGCGTGTCGACGTTGACCTCGATCCCGGACTCCTCCTCGAAGTCCGCGAGGTGCTTCTTCAGGGCGTCGAGAGCCTCGGGGTCCTCCGGCTCCTCGATGAGGTAGTCCAGGGACTTCGCGTCGCCCTCGCCCTCGCCCTCGCCGTCGTCGACGGACTGGCCGGTGCAGCCGGCGAAGGCGAGCACGAGCGCGGCGGCCGCGACCGGCGTCCTGAGGGTCCTACGTCGCATGGCGAGCTCCCCGTCCGTCCTGCCCGGGCGGTCCGCCCGGCCCGACCAAGGGTCAGCGCCCGCGTGCGATGTGTCAACCGTCACAAGGGGTGGTGCCGGCCCTCGGGCGTGCGGCGGGGTTACCCGGCCAGGTAGCCCAGGGACTGGATGCGCGAGATCTCCTCGCGCAGCTCGGGGTGGCTGGCGCCGTCGGCGGCGCGCCCTCCGGTGACGTAGACGCTCTCCCCGTCGCGGCCGGCGCTGTCGAAGACCACCGTCAGCCGGTTGGTCGCGCCGGCGCTCATGAGCGAGCCGAGCACGGCGACCGGGTCGGAGCGGTCCTCGAGCGAGAGCACCCGCGTCCCCTCGGGGATCCGCGGCACATGCGCCGACGGGGCGCCGGCGGTGATCACCTGGTCGATCACGAACGTCTCGGAGGGGGCCCGCGCGGCCACCTCGGCGGCCGTCACCCCGCCCTGCGCCGAGCCGACCAGCATCACGTGGGCGCCGGGGTCGCCCTCGACGGCCGTCTCGATGCTGCGCAGCACCTGGGCGGCGTACGTCGTGCCGTCCCCGCCGACCAGGCGCAGGCGCCGGCCGTTGCCGACCGAGGGACCAGGCAGGTAGGCGATGTAGCGGCCCTCGGTGACCTTGTGGACGACCACGCTGGTGGCGGCGTTCTCCAGGGCGGACATGAGGTCGGCCAGGGTGCGCGGTGCGGCGGCGTCGGCGACCAAGGGCTCCACGGGCGGTGCGGTCTCCATCAGGCCGCCGGCCGTGTCGCGCAGGGCTGCGCCGAAGTCGGCGGGGAAGGGCGCCACGCCCATGGCGCGCAGCCCGCCGCGCGCGGCCAGCCGGCCCTCGTCGCCCGACAGCACGCCGGCGGTCAGGAGCGAGCGCATCTGGAGGCCGTCGAGGAGGCCGCCGCCGCCGCTGGTGACGTGCTCCATGAGCTCGGGGTTCTTCTCGGCCAGCTCGTTGAGGTAGGCCGCCACGCCGTCGCGGTCGAGGGCGTCGGTCTCGATCAGCCCCGCGGAGACGATGGCCCCGCCGAGCGCCACCTCGGGGGCGAGGTACCCGATCGCGCGTCCGGCGATGGAGCCGAGGGTCTGGTACGCCGCGGCCTGCAGCTCGTCGATCCAGCGGTAGGTCAGCACGGTCGCACGCAGCACGAGGGCGTCGGCGTCCAGCTCGATCGAGCGCGTCAGCAGGCCGTGGGTGCCGGTCGTGGCGCCGCGCACGTCCTCCTCGGCCTGGGCGTGCGTAGCGGGCGACAGCCCGGCCGACTCGGTGAATGCCGGGTCGTTGACCAGATCGGTGCCGAGCTTGGCCCGCTGCCGCATCTCCTCGCCGGCGGAGTCGAAGAGGTCGGCCAGACGCATCATGCGGTCGTACTTGTCGGCCAGGTCGCGGGCCTCCGCCTGGGTCGTGGGCGCCTCGCGCGTCTCGCGCGCGGCGGCGCCGACCACGGAGTCCTGGCTGGTCTCCTCGGAGCTCATCGGCTCACCTCCGCGAGCACTGGGGCGAGGTGCTGGGCCAGGTCGGCCGCGTCCATGCGCCGTACGAGGACCCGGAGGACGTCGTCCTCCAGGTGGGGGCAGAGCGCTCGCCAGCCGTCGGCCAGCAGCACCCAGGAGACGACGCCCACGACGGTGGTGGTCTCCGACGAGACGTCGGCGACCAGGCCGCGCAGGCGTCCCTGCGCCTCGCCGGACAGGGCGGTGAGGATCGCGACCAGCTCGCTCTCGCCGAGCGAGCGCCCCTGGGCGTCGCGCGCGGACTGGGCGTGCTGTGCGGCCAGGACCGGCAGCAGGTCGTGGCGGGCGGCCGCGACGGCCTCGACCGCGGCGTCCACCAGCTCGTAGGGGAGGTCGACCTCGTCGGGTACGACGGAGTCGCGCAGCGCCAGGTCCTCGGGGATGACCGCGACCCGGGCGAGCTCGGAGGGCCAGTGTCCGTTGGCGAACCAGGCAAGCTCGAAGACGATGCCGTCAACGGTGGCCAAGGTGGCGACGGCGTCGGCATCCTGGCGGTGCCACGCCTTGGCCTGGACGTGGCCTGCGGTCACGTCCAGGTCCAGCGCGAGGGTCGGGGTGGCCAGCAGTCCCACGGCGCCGACCAGGCCCTCGTCGACGGTGCCACCGACCATGAGGCCGCGGCGGGTCAGCGAGTCGGCTCCGTCATGGAGCGAGGCCACCGCGGCGACGTAGGCCTGGTCCTCCGAGGTGCCCCTGGTCTGGCCGAGCCGCCCCTCGAGGGGCGGGGCCTCGGGTGGGGCGGTGAGGTCGAAGGGCAGGGGGGCGCCGCCGGCCGCCTCGGCGACCAGCCGGAGCTCCTTCAGCGTCAGACTCGCCCTGCGGGGCAGCGACTCGAGGGTGCCGGTCGGGGCCGGCGGCGGGGTGCTCAGGTCGATGGTGGTCATGAGGTCCTCAAGTCGTCGCGAAGGCCCGGCAGCTCGACACTCAGCCAGTCCAGGTGGCCCGGCGGAGGTGGCGTGAACGCCACCAGCGCGGTGTCGTCGGGGTCCGGGACCCGCCGTACGGCGGCGTCGGCGTCCTCGTTGGCCGCCTCCACCTGGGCGATGCGGGTGCGGGCGTCGGCCACGAGGGAGGCCACGGTCCGCTCGCGCTCGGCGATCGCGTCCTGCAGCGACGTGACCTCCTGCGTGTGGCGGTCCAGGCTGTCGGCCGCCGTCTCGTGCGCGGCGGCCACGGCGCGGAGGTGGTTGGCGCGCTCCTGCACGCGCAGCCGCATGCTCTCCGCCGCGCGACCGGTCCAGCCGAGCCCCTCGGTCTGCGCGATGAGCTGCTCGGCCAGCATCCGCACGTCGACCCCCTGCTCGCGCAGCTGGTCGGCGCGCCTGCGCAGCACGTCGGTGTCGCCGTACATGGTCACGTCCTCCGCCCGGTTCCCGTGTCGTCAGGCGCTTTCCCTCGTTGAACAGTGCCGAAACGCCCTCCCCAGCCCCGATCATGGTGGCCACCCTCACGAAGGAGCAGCCGATGACCCGGTCCGCAGCCCGCCGCGCGACGGTGGCGGCCCTGGGCGCCGCGCTCGCCTTGACCGGTCTGGTCGCCGCCACGGCGCCGGCCCAGGCGTCCTCGGCGGCGCCCGTCGTGGACGAGCAGCGGGCGAAGATCCCTCCCGGCGTACGCCGCGTGGTGTTCGTGGGCAACAACTGGGACGGCACCGCCGACCTGCTCGCGCCGGGCACGTTCAAGCGGCTCGCGCGCATCAACGTGATCCCCGACTACGACGCGCGCATGCAGGAGATCGCCACCAACCCCTACCGGCTGGCCTACTTCCTGGCGATCCGCGCGCTGATCGGCGAGGGACACGACCAGTTCGTGGACGACATGTACTCCTCGAACGACGGCCGGCTGGTGGTGATCTCGCGGCCGTCCTTTGGCGACGTGGTCGCGATCAGCCTGCGCACGCGCGAGATCGTGTGGCGCTTCGCGGTCGACGGGGTGCGCTCGGACCATATGGCCGTGTCGCCCGACGGCCGGCGCGTGGTCGTGAGCGCCTCCACGGGCAACGTCGTCCACGTCCTGCGCGTGCGTGACGGCAAGGAGCTCGGCCGCTTTCCCTCCGGCGGGTCACCGCACGAGAGCGTGTTCATCGACGGCGGGCGCCGGATCCTGCACGCGAGCATCGGCATGGTCTACAGCCCGCTCGACGACCCGGCGCTGGACGCGACCAAG includes the following:
- a CDS encoding DUF6458 family protein; translated protein: MGYGLGAFLLVVGLVLALAVQDSINEVDLQMVGWICALVGLGVIILSAVTMNAGRRARSTATTVHPDGSQTVSERRTEI
- a CDS encoding AAA family ATPase → MTWFASPADAAERLTAAGYLADAATATTTFLAGALEKPMLVEGPAGVGKTELAKAVARATGSELVRLQCYEGLDEARALYEWNYKKQLLRIQSSHGEQEWSATHDDIFTEEFLLTRPLLTAIRREEPTVLLIDEVDKTDVEVEGLLLEVLSDFQVTIPELGTVSAVRRPLVFLTSNATRELSEAVKRRCLYLHLDYPDAEREREIVASHVPELDDRVAEQLVATIGRLRELELKKAPSIAESVDWARTLIALEIRDLDDKAVNDTLGVVLKHASDHDRAVRELRLNR
- a CDS encoding vWA domain-containing protein, whose product is MTPAAPRSGLVDRHIAFLEALRGAGLPVSLAEDLDAVAALTALDWSERLVIRDAYAATLVKRRTQRPTFEALFDIYFPRLVGAGAAPYGEEQGPDESGARDNGQALASFRQELLEALTEGDEQRLARLAADMVGRFGAMPGRGPGLSSWSAYTALQRVSPQQLVDQIVSALLAQGRSEEEAQRVSGRRVGAFTRQVEDDARRRIAEEKGPDHVAKVATRPSIDRVDFTAARKSDLEEMRREIYPLARRLATRLTQEHHARRRGPLDFRRTVRASMSTGGVPLTTHHRPKRPHRTELVVLCDVSGSVANFAQFTLLLVFALQDQFQKVRAFTFIDHVHEVTHHFRPGADVVDVMADLAASTSHAALWGRTNYGRALAKFEEAHPDALGPKSSLLILGDARSNYSDLNADVLVRLARSARHAWWLNPEAVRHWGTGDSAARTYGDIVPMVECRNLTQLGEFVHDLAV
- a CDS encoding carbohydrate ABC transporter permease yields the protein MSEHVNRTTPRRRVAIGLRHVALVALCLVMVFPLVLTVSTAFKDSKDVTTNPFGLFSSFSTENLETAWTVGHFGDYLLNSFLLTVPSTALVVVLSTMGGYVFARLPFPGRTMVFYLVILGLLVPFFAYMIPLYYQLRSMQLLDSLVGINLVLASTGLSFGTFFMRAFFSDLPQELEQAARMDGASEWKIFTRIMLPLVSSGIGALTVFTFLQNWNNFLVPLLYMPGGEYQPLTTGLYLFLGGRSVDIGPLAAGALITILPVVVLFVALQRQVTQGFLSGAVKG
- a CDS encoding carbohydrate ABC transporter permease, with product MTTTTAVPTPPARPRDPARRGSRPAASHAPPATRRAQARLGMLMVAPLVAVVAVFLLFPLANAVYYVFVDFNGIDVTPPWVGTANFTELAQDSDVWGAFKNNVIWIVLGTVAPLVIGLGYALLVWTVKRGSVLYRTALFLPYVLPQVAVGVVWSWIYDPTRGWLNRVLDAVGLGSLTRGWLGDPDTALYAVLGTAVWATSGFVFIIVLSALRNVDIELVEASMLDGANPAQRLRYVILPQIMPVFLMVTTITLIGGFSVFDIVFVMTGGGPAGATETLGTYAYSSAFQLNRISYGTTLALIITVMAIPFAVGLNRLQRRLSLEGTGA
- a CDS encoding ABC transporter substrate-binding protein translates to MRRRTLRTPVAAAALVLAFAGCTGQSVDDGEGEGEGDAKSLDYLIEEPEDPEALDALKKHLADFEEESGIEVNVDTLPFDTMRTVLQTQLRSGDGPDVFNWGSGPGFGGALAEAGLLYDMTDAYEDNSWEVYDFAKERVTVDDKLYGLPGEMETIGVFYNKDLFAELGLEEPQSLADLEAAAKAVKAAGKIPLSVGDKEGWEGGHLLSMALSSAVGSEGVKALIDGETSWDSPEVVEALEVWRDLNESGYLGESPTSVDYDNSLAPFYAGEAAMVPTGSWLVGEIDDNAEFEAGYIPFPAPDGPGIFTGGLGSGPFVSAQATSPDVALELVDFLASPEHGEWTVENLHTIPPMPLETSELEVSPLFAQVLEDTATLSTTGDFGYNIDVLTTDAFNEALYDGVQAVLTGQQSPEEVAADLQEAAQK
- a CDS encoding YncE family protein produces the protein MTRSAARRATVAALGAALALTGLVAATAPAQASSAAPVVDEQRAKIPPGVRRVVFVGNNWDGTADLLAPGTFKRLARINVIPDYDARMQEIATNPYRLAYFLAIRALIGEGHDQFVDDMYSSNDGRLVVISRPSFGDVVAISLRTREIVWRFAVDGVRSDHMAVSPDGRRVVVSASTGNVVHVLRVRDGKELGRFPSGGSPHESVFIDGGRRILHASIGMVYSPLDDPALDATKDDRVLQIVDARTYRVLRRYHLRKALDERGLDDVSTAVRPMTLSPDEKKIYFQLSFFHGYVQLDRRTGRITRVRRLPNLVPDTPREAYLLDSAHHGIAMNPRGTKLCVAGTMSDYATVVDARSGRHSRLIKGGLKPYWATPSWDGRYCYVSWSGSDTVSRISYATARIVSTTKVGDHPQRVRNGVIRRAFLARPASS